Proteins encoded together in one Maricaulis maris window:
- the sppA gene encoding signal peptide peptidase SppA, with protein MKQFWITFFGSIVGVVVGSVVTVLLGVFLIGALIGSVVEGARTENALPQTAMVLELDLREARLDSPARSPFGFASPLSVVDVVRTLERAETDSRVAGLFIRANEFGMSPGVAEELRGAIEDFRAAGKFVVTHAQGFEGTSVTGYFAVSGSDQIWLQDTANFTPAGMASETTFLGGLFEHFGAVPQFEQFHEYKNAANTYTQTDFTDAHREATESYLGSIYDTAVRHIATDRGLEESAVRAVFESAPHTAESATELGLIDNLGHVIEAREATLARVGGSGSFVDIAQYNQQATPAWSNGPIIALIEGQGAIVTGNPGVSPFGGEETIGGDFMSEAILDAANNDSVRAIVIRVDSPGGSAIASDQVWHAITRAREAGKPVIVSMASLAASGGYYIAAPADYVLAHETTLTGSIGVLGGKVVLEGTFDMVGLNAETISVGGEYATAFSAQQEWTDSQRAAYRAQMADTYADFTQRVADGRGLPLERVLEIARGRVWTGAQALDLGLVDEIGGFRDAVEAARQLAGIDPDQAIRLRRFPAESTPLEAFQRMFGVSADTAETAARLNALMELPEVRAALEARQEMGQTGVQLRTRTAVPN; from the coding sequence ATGAAACAGTTCTGGATTACATTCTTCGGATCGATCGTCGGCGTGGTGGTCGGGTCCGTGGTCACCGTCCTGCTTGGCGTCTTCCTGATAGGCGCCCTGATTGGTTCGGTCGTTGAAGGCGCGCGGACCGAGAACGCCCTGCCCCAGACGGCAATGGTCCTTGAACTGGATCTGCGCGAAGCCCGCCTCGACAGTCCGGCGCGCTCGCCCTTCGGCTTCGCCTCGCCGCTGTCCGTCGTCGATGTCGTTCGCACCCTCGAGCGGGCCGAAACGGACAGCCGCGTCGCCGGCCTGTTCATCCGGGCCAACGAGTTCGGCATGTCGCCCGGTGTCGCGGAAGAACTGCGCGGCGCGATCGAGGATTTCCGTGCCGCCGGCAAGTTCGTGGTCACCCACGCCCAGGGCTTTGAAGGCACCAGCGTGACCGGGTATTTCGCGGTCTCGGGCTCGGACCAGATCTGGCTCCAGGACACGGCCAACTTCACCCCGGCCGGAATGGCCTCCGAAACCACCTTCCTCGGCGGCCTGTTCGAGCATTTCGGCGCGGTCCCGCAATTCGAGCAGTTCCACGAATACAAGAACGCCGCCAACACCTACACCCAGACCGACTTCACCGACGCTCACCGTGAAGCGACCGAATCCTATCTCGGCTCGATCTACGACACCGCGGTGCGTCACATCGCGACCGATCGCGGCCTCGAGGAAAGCGCCGTGCGCGCGGTCTTCGAATCGGCCCCGCATACCGCCGAGAGCGCCACCGAGCTCGGCCTGATCGACAATCTCGGCCATGTCATTGAAGCGCGCGAAGCCACCCTCGCCCGCGTCGGCGGCTCCGGCAGCTTTGTCGACATCGCCCAGTACAACCAGCAGGCCACTCCGGCCTGGAGCAATGGTCCGATCATCGCCCTGATCGAAGGCCAGGGCGCCATCGTCACCGGCAATCCGGGCGTCAGCCCGTTCGGCGGTGAAGAGACCATCGGCGGCGACTTCATGTCGGAAGCCATTCTCGATGCGGCCAACAATGATTCGGTGCGCGCCATCGTGATCCGGGTTGATTCGCCCGGCGGCTCGGCGATCGCCTCCGACCAGGTCTGGCACGCCATCACCCGGGCCCGCGAGGCCGGCAAGCCGGTCATCGTCTCGATGGCATCGCTGGCCGCTTCGGGCGGTTACTACATTGCCGCCCCGGCTGATTATGTGCTGGCCCACGAGACCACGCTGACCGGCTCGATTGGCGTGCTCGGCGGCAAGGTCGTGCTCGAAGGCACGTTCGACATGGTCGGCCTGAATGCCGAGACCATCTCGGTCGGCGGCGAGTACGCGACCGCCTTCTCGGCCCAGCAGGAATGGACCGACAGCCAGCGCGCCGCCTATCGCGCCCAGATGGCCGACACCTATGCCGACTTCACGCAGCGGGTCGCCGACGGGCGCGGCCTGCCCCTGGAGCGGGTTCTGGAAATCGCCCGCGGCCGGGTCTGGACCGGCGCCCAGGCGCTGGACCTGGGCCTGGTGGACGAAATCGGTGGCTTCCGCGACGCGGTCGAGGCTGCCCGCCAGCTGGCCGGTATTGATCCCGACCAGGCGATCCGCCTGCGCCGCTTCCCGGCTGAGTCGACGCCCCTGGAGGCTTTCCAGCGGATGTTCGGTGTCTCTGCCGACACCGCCGAGACCGCCGCCCGGCTCAACGCGCTGATGGAGCTGCCGGAAGTCCGCGCCGCTCTCGAGGCCCGTCAGGAAATGGGCCAGACCGGTGTCCAGCTGCGCACCCGCACCGCGGTGCCCAACTAG
- a CDS encoding ABC transporter permease — MLGFVLRRFSVAVPTILVIITVAFFMMRVAPGGPFDLERPMPEETRQVILESYGLDKPLIYQYFDYMGNLFQGDLGPSLKLRDKNVAEIIAEGFPVSATIGLCSMLLAIGLGTLLGSVAALRQNTGTDFSVMTFAMVGISIPPFVMGPILALVFGLYLGLVPTGGLDPRYGMTPDRLILPVITLALPQIAIIARLMRASMIEVVRSNYIRTARAKGLSAPAVIIRHALRSAILPLVSYLGPASAAVISGSLVIERVFQLPGIGKHFVDAALQRDYTVVMGVVIVYATLIIVLNLLADLLYGVLNPKVKYES, encoded by the coding sequence ATGCTTGGATTTGTACTTAGACGCTTCAGTGTCGCTGTCCCGACCATTCTGGTGATCATCACGGTCGCCTTTTTCATGATGCGCGTCGCGCCGGGCGGGCCGTTCGATCTCGAACGACCGATGCCGGAAGAGACGCGTCAGGTCATCCTGGAAAGCTATGGTCTCGATAAGCCACTGATTTATCAGTATTTCGATTATATGGGGAACCTCTTCCAGGGGGATCTCGGCCCGTCGCTGAAATTGCGCGACAAGAATGTTGCCGAGATCATCGCGGAAGGCTTCCCGGTCTCGGCCACGATCGGCCTGTGTTCGATGCTGCTGGCCATCGGGCTCGGGACCCTGCTCGGCTCGGTCGCGGCCCTGCGGCAGAATACCGGCACCGATTTCTCGGTCATGACCTTCGCCATGGTCGGCATTTCCATTCCGCCCTTTGTGATGGGTCCCATTCTGGCGCTGGTTTTCGGTCTCTATCTGGGACTCGTGCCGACCGGGGGGCTCGATCCACGCTATGGCATGACGCCGGATCGCCTGATCCTGCCGGTGATCACGCTTGCCCTGCCGCAGATCGCCATCATTGCCCGCCTGATGCGCGCCTCGATGATCGAGGTCGTGCGCTCCAACTATATCCGCACCGCGCGGGCCAAGGGGCTGTCGGCTCCGGCGGTGATCATCCGCCATGCCCTGCGTTCGGCCATCCTGCCGCTGGTGTCCTATCTCGGACCGGCTTCGGCGGCGGTGATCTCCGGCTCGCTGGTCATCGAGCGGGTCTTCCAGCTGCCGGGTATCGGCAAGCATTTCGTCGATGCCGCCCTGCAGCGGGATTATACGGTGGTGATGGGTGTGGTCATCGTCTACGCGACGCTGATCATCGTCCTCAACCTGCTCGCTGACCTCCTCTATGGCGTTCTCAATCCGAAGGTGAAGTACGAGTCATGA
- a CDS encoding peptide ABC transporter substrate-binding protein — protein sequence MIRANILKTILVTASALALASCGGNNSTDSSAVVLHRGNNAEPLSLDPHKASGTWENNIIGDMFLGLFTDDPDGAPIPGMAESWEVSEDGLTWTFTLREAVWSDGVPVTAGDFVFAWQRIATPTTGAQYVSLLYPIAGMEEASTGAADPSAIGVRAIDDRTLEVQLVNPAPYLPGLLTHYTTFPLPQHVVEVYGDEWVRPGNMVSNGAYTLEDWRTNNYVHLQRNENFYDNANVCIDDVYFYPTVDNSAAGRRVRNGELDLNMEFPGQQMEFLRREIPDYVRVHPFMGTIYFSVNTTLEQFDNPDVRNALGMAIDRDFIANEILRAGQVPAYAMIPPGVANYPGGVESSWADTPVEQRREMARALLEGAGYGPDNPFRFEYTYRATGDNPRIAPVVQNDWSAIADWVEPELIVNDTQIHYDNLRASDFQVADGGWIADYNDPYNFLFLGEYRSVPMNYARYNNPAFDSLVTEANRELNLELRGEMMARAEQMMIDDMPIIPIVFYVNKSLVNPRVTGWEDNLTNIHRTRYLCFSDLEETAATDE from the coding sequence GTGATCCGCGCAAACATCTTGAAGACCATCCTTGTGACAGCCTCGGCGCTGGCTCTGGCCAGCTGCGGCGGCAATAACAGTACGGACTCGTCAGCTGTCGTGCTGCATCGGGGCAATAATGCGGAGCCGCTTTCGCTTGATCCGCACAAGGCGTCCGGCACCTGGGAAAACAACATTATCGGCGACATGTTCCTGGGTCTGTTCACGGATGATCCGGATGGCGCGCCGATCCCGGGCATGGCCGAGAGCTGGGAAGTGTCCGAGGACGGCCTGACCTGGACCTTCACCCTGCGCGAGGCTGTCTGGTCGGATGGCGTGCCGGTGACGGCTGGCGATTTCGTCTTTGCCTGGCAGCGCATCGCGACCCCGACGACGGGCGCGCAATACGTCTCCCTGCTGTATCCGATCGCGGGTATGGAAGAAGCCTCGACCGGTGCGGCCGATCCGTCCGCAATCGGTGTCCGCGCCATTGATGACCGCACGCTGGAAGTCCAGCTGGTCAATCCGGCGCCCTACCTGCCGGGCCTTTTGACCCACTACACGACCTTCCCGCTGCCGCAGCACGTGGTCGAGGTTTATGGCGATGAGTGGGTGCGCCCGGGCAATATGGTGTCCAACGGCGCCTATACGCTGGAAGACTGGCGGACCAATAATTACGTCCACCTGCAGCGCAACGAGAACTTCTACGACAACGCCAATGTCTGCATCGACGATGTCTATTTCTATCCGACGGTGGACAATTCGGCGGCCGGTCGCCGGGTTCGCAATGGCGAGCTTGACCTGAACATGGAATTCCCCGGCCAGCAGATGGAATTCCTGCGCCGTGAAATCCCCGACTATGTCCGCGTCCACCCCTTCATGGGCACGATCTATTTTTCCGTGAACACGACGCTGGAACAGTTCGACAATCCCGATGTGCGCAACGCGCTCGGCATGGCGATCGACCGCGACTTCATCGCCAACGAGATCCTGCGCGCCGGTCAGGTTCCGGCCTACGCCATGATCCCGCCGGGTGTGGCGAACTATCCCGGTGGCGTCGAATCGAGCTGGGCCGACACGCCGGTCGAACAGCGCCGTGAAATGGCGCGCGCCCTGCTCGAAGGGGCCGGCTATGGTCCCGACAACCCGTTCCGCTTCGAATACACCTATCGCGCGACCGGCGATAATCCGCGGATCGCGCCGGTGGTCCAGAATGACTGGTCGGCAATTGCCGACTGGGTCGAGCCGGAGCTGATCGTCAACGACACCCAGATCCACTACGACAATCTGCGCGCCTCCGACTTCCAGGTCGCCGATGGCGGCTGGATCGCGGACTATAACGATCCCTACAACTTCCTCTTCCTCGGCGAATACCGCTCGGTGCCGATGAATTATGCCCGCTACAACAATCCGGCGTTCGACAGCCTGGTCACCGAGGCCAATCGCGAGCTGAACCTGGAACTGCGCGGTGAAATGATGGCCCGTGCCGAACAGATGATGATCGACGACATGCCGATCATCCCGATCGTCTTCTACGTCAACAAGAGCCTGGTGAACCCGCGGGTCACCGGCTGGGAAGACAATCTCACCAACATCCACCGCACACGCTATCTGTGCTTCTCGGATCTGGAAGAGACGGCTGCGACGGACGAGTAA
- a CDS encoding MotA/TolQ/ExbB proton channel family protein, with protein sequence MDFQAVQSGLQEFLERGGPVLVVIMATTFVMWAFILERFAYFYMAHEGFAKQAKREWNARADRYSWYAHAIRDQLISEVKSRCDQNVELVKTLVAVAPLFGLLGTVTGMVSVFDVMSISGSSDAQAMSAGVSRATIPTMAGMVASLSGLIFANQIEILAKRRVSKLADELEIGEGAVS encoded by the coding sequence ATGGATTTCCAGGCCGTACAATCCGGCCTTCAGGAGTTCCTCGAGCGCGGGGGCCCCGTCCTGGTTGTCATCATGGCAACAACATTTGTGATGTGGGCCTTTATCCTCGAGCGCTTCGCCTATTTCTACATGGCCCATGAGGGCTTTGCGAAACAGGCGAAGAGGGAGTGGAATGCGCGGGCAGACCGGTACAGCTGGTATGCCCACGCCATCCGCGACCAACTCATCTCGGAGGTCAAATCGCGTTGCGACCAGAATGTCGAGCTGGTGAAAACCCTCGTCGCTGTCGCTCCGCTCTTCGGACTGTTGGGAACAGTGACCGGCATGGTCTCGGTTTTTGACGTCATGTCCATTTCCGGCTCCTCGGATGCCCAGGCCATGTCGGCCGGTGTGTCACGGGCCACAATCCCGACCATGGCTGGCATGGTGGCGTCCCTTTCGGGCCTCATCTTCGCCAACCAGATCGAGATCCTCGCCAAGCGTCGCGTGTCGAAGCTGGCCGATGAGCTCGAAATCGGTGAGGGGGCTGTGTCATGA
- a CDS encoding ExbD/TolR family protein: MARRASRVNTDEEEVELNMTPMLDVVFILLIFFIVTSVFIKEPGVDTIRPDAVTEDDENPSMLVAVTADNEIWVNRRVYEMNELRGVIEQLLQENPKGRAMIQGDEGANIGLILDVQELLMEMEVDVKISTLQ, from the coding sequence ATGGCTAGACGTGCAAGCCGCGTGAATACCGACGAAGAAGAAGTCGAACTGAACATGACGCCCATGCTGGACGTCGTCTTCATCCTCCTCATCTTCTTCATCGTGACCTCCGTCTTCATCAAGGAGCCGGGCGTGGACACCATCCGCCCCGACGCCGTGACCGAAGATGACGAAAACCCATCCATGCTGGTTGCCGTGACTGCGGACAACGAGATCTGGGTGAACCGCCGGGTCTATGAAATGAACGAGCTTCGGGGTGTGATCGAGCAGTTGCTGCAAGAGAACCCCAAGGGTCGTGCCATGATCCAGGGTGATGAAGGTGCCAATATCGGTCTGATCCTCGACGTCCAGGAGCTCCTCATGGAGATGGAAGTCGATGTGAAGATTTCGACGTTGCAGTAG
- a CDS encoding MotA/TolQ/ExbB proton channel family protein: MKTTMKMLAAAVSLGVALTAGAVGQTQPAGSLNELLNRVRSDAREASADNAARLREFQASTNSQQATLNTARSTLAQLERQATQLSADFEANQVRIDELDAELRQRQGAFGELFGAARQSAGEFAAMIDQSVISSQFPGRADALETLSNSRTLPTRAELDFIPRRVIEEMIQQQQVVTFNGRVTGLGDGAAVPITRVGPFVAFTNYNNNQRFALWSQSENTGAYSLTDMAAQPPANFLGAASTLFNADPGEVVEGVVDPSRGALLNIYKDVPDINERIAQSGNVGLVIIGLLIISALFGIFRMISLLLTQAAVSGQKRKSSGSKGNPLGRVMLAYEGAKDKDVETMELKLDEAILQETPKLEFGLNFLKLAAGIAPLLGLLGTVTGMIKTFTQITLFGTGDPKIMAGGISEALMTTVLGLIAAIPLLFIHSFAQSFARGVQQVLEEQAAGMIARHAEERAQG, encoded by the coding sequence ATGAAGACCACCATGAAGATGCTCGCCGCCGCCGTTTCGCTTGGCGTGGCACTTACCGCCGGTGCTGTGGGTCAGACCCAGCCGGCCGGTTCCCTCAACGAACTCCTCAACCGCGTGCGTTCCGATGCCCGTGAAGCGAGCGCTGACAATGCTGCTCGCCTGCGTGAGTTCCAGGCTTCCACCAACAGCCAGCAGGCGACGCTCAATACCGCGCGCAGCACGCTGGCCCAGCTCGAGCGCCAGGCGACCCAGCTGTCGGCTGACTTCGAAGCCAACCAGGTTCGCATCGATGAGCTCGACGCCGAACTTCGCCAGCGCCAGGGTGCGTTCGGTGAACTGTTCGGTGCGGCCCGCCAGTCCGCTGGCGAGTTCGCGGCCATGATCGACCAGTCGGTCATCTCGTCCCAGTTCCCGGGTCGTGCTGACGCGCTGGAAACCCTGTCCAACAGCCGGACCCTGCCGACCCGTGCGGAACTCGACTTCATCCCGCGCCGTGTCATCGAAGAGATGATCCAGCAGCAGCAGGTCGTGACCTTCAACGGCCGCGTGACCGGCCTCGGCGACGGCGCCGCGGTTCCGATCACCCGCGTTGGTCCGTTCGTGGCCTTCACGAACTACAACAACAACCAGCGTTTCGCGCTCTGGAGCCAGAGTGAGAACACCGGTGCCTACTCCCTGACCGACATGGCAGCCCAGCCGCCGGCCAACTTCCTTGGCGCAGCGTCGACCCTGTTCAATGCCGATCCGGGCGAAGTCGTCGAAGGTGTCGTTGACCCGTCGCGTGGCGCCCTGCTGAACATCTACAAGGACGTTCCGGACATCAACGAGCGTATCGCGCAGTCGGGCAATGTCGGCCTGGTCATCATCGGCCTGCTGATCATCTCCGCCCTGTTCGGTATCTTCCGCATGATCTCGCTCCTGCTGACGCAGGCCGCGGTCTCCGGTCAGAAGCGCAAGTCGTCCGGCTCCAAGGGCAACCCGCTCGGCCGTGTCATGCTCGCTTACGAGGGTGCCAAGGACAAAGACGTCGAGACGATGGAACTCAAGCTCGACGAAGCCATCCTGCAGGAGACGCCGAAGCTCGAATTCGGTCTCAACTTCCTCAAGCTGGCTGCCGGTATCGCACCGCTGCTGGGTCTGCTCGGTACCGTGACCGGTATGATCAAGACCTTCACCCAGATCACCCTGTTCGGTACGGGTGACCCGAAAATCATGGCCGGTGGTATCTCCGAAGCCCTGATGACCACGGTTCTGGGTCTCATCGCGGCGATCCCGCTTCTGTTCATCCACAGCTTCGCGCAAAGCTTCGCGCGCGGCGTTCAGCAGGTGCTCGAAGAGCAGGCGGCTGGCATGATCGCCCGCCACGCTGAAGAACGCGCACAAGGCTAA
- a CDS encoding DUF3667 domain-containing protein: protein MTGSDPISDAIIAGSASGELGDSINASKRAKRDRFSAFEAPNPPDQCSNCSTELSGLVCHSCGQTADTFHRPIWDLLVDILDGLFGLEGRLWRTIPPLMLRPGHITQNYLSGVRARYVMPFRLYLTVSVVFFLLIFAFDGFGGDEVSGTVPTPEAPVAAANLETLDERLAEAGIPESEREALARTAQAGVAQVLSQSTMTPEQRAQQRREDRDSMKQEFRQILLPEVYGEDPEPGLDGGVDEDLNVTVTGLSELPLEVRQEMSERIDRIIDSGGATLAASMQRWAPTMMFFMLPLYALMLAVTHFYKRGYFFYDHLVVSLHFHAFMLLLITGLSLIAYVVPAATGYAVLFGLLWSNWYLYRLHRTVYSHGRFSSLLRVMLLDFVYAIFLSFALLGLFIVGVMTS, encoded by the coding sequence ATGACCGGAAGTGATCCCATCAGCGACGCGATAATTGCGGGTAGTGCCAGCGGTGAGCTGGGCGATTCGATCAATGCGTCCAAGCGGGCCAAGCGCGACCGTTTTTCGGCCTTTGAAGCGCCGAACCCACCGGACCAGTGCTCGAACTGCTCGACCGAGCTCTCGGGCCTGGTCTGTCACAGCTGTGGCCAGACCGCCGATACCTTCCACCGGCCGATCTGGGACCTGCTCGTCGACATTCTCGACGGCCTGTTCGGTCTCGAGGGTCGACTGTGGCGGACCATCCCGCCGCTGATGCTGCGGCCCGGCCATATCACCCAGAATTACCTCAGCGGCGTTCGCGCCCGCTATGTCATGCCGTTCCGGCTCTACCTGACGGTCAGCGTTGTTTTCTTCCTGCTGATTTTCGCCTTCGACGGATTTGGTGGCGACGAGGTCAGCGGCACCGTGCCGACGCCGGAAGCGCCGGTCGCGGCGGCCAATCTGGAAACGCTCGATGAACGCCTCGCCGAGGCGGGGATACCGGAGAGCGAGCGGGAGGCGCTGGCCCGGACCGCGCAGGCGGGCGTCGCGCAGGTGCTCAGCCAGTCGACAATGACGCCGGAACAACGTGCGCAGCAGCGCCGCGAAGATCGTGACTCGATGAAGCAGGAGTTCCGGCAAATCCTGCTTCCCGAGGTCTATGGCGAGGATCCGGAACCGGGACTGGACGGCGGGGTCGATGAGGACCTCAATGTCACGGTAACCGGGCTGAGCGAATTGCCGCTCGAGGTCCGTCAGGAGATGTCGGAGCGCATCGACCGGATCATTGACAGTGGCGGGGCGACGCTGGCGGCCTCGATGCAGCGCTGGGCGCCGACCATGATGTTCTTCATGTTGCCGCTCTATGCGCTGATGCTGGCGGTGACGCATTTCTACAAGCGCGGCTATTTTTTCTACGACCACCTCGTCGTGTCGCTGCATTTCCACGCCTTCATGCTGCTGCTGATCACCGGTCTGTCGCTGATCGCCTATGTGGTTCCGGCGGCGACAGGCTATGCGGTCCTGTTCGGGCTTTTGTGGTCGAACTGGTATCTCTACAGGCTCCATCGCACGGTCTATTCGCACGGACGTTTCTCATCCCTGCTGCGGGTGATGTTGCTGGATTTCGTCTATGCGATCTTCCTCAGTTTCGCGCTGCTCGGCCTGTTCATTGTCGGGGTCATGACGTCCTGA
- a CDS encoding ABC transporter permease subunit: MTLLSTPQEKTELLEKAAVQGRSLWDDARARLMRNRAAVTSMIILAILVFLATIGQLLWVHDYDTIYRDRVWIAPTLEHWHLLGTDAQGRDMVARILVGLGVSLMVGIVATFVSLVIGVTWGATAGFIGGKVDQLMMRFVDILYSLPFIFFVIILMVTFGRNIVLIFVAIGAVEWLTMARIVRGQTIALKGMEFVEAAHAAGVSRPKIIQRHIIPNVLGPVVVYVTLMIPVVILAESFLSFLGLGVQEPLTSLGRLISAGAQDMEPAPWTLIGPAVTMMVTLFCLNFIGDGLRDAIDPKDR; this comes from the coding sequence ATGACGCTGCTCAGCACACCGCAGGAAAAAACCGAGCTGCTTGAAAAGGCGGCCGTCCAGGGTCGCTCCCTCTGGGACGATGCCCGTGCGCGACTGATGCGCAACCGGGCCGCCGTGACCTCGATGATCATCCTCGCCATCCTCGTCTTCCTGGCCACGATCGGCCAGCTGCTCTGGGTGCATGACTACGACACCATCTATCGCGACCGGGTGTGGATCGCCCCGACGCTGGAGCACTGGCACCTGCTGGGCACCGACGCCCAGGGCCGTGACATGGTTGCCCGCATCCTGGTCGGTCTTGGCGTCTCGCTGATGGTCGGCATCGTGGCGACCTTCGTGTCGCTGGTGATCGGGGTGACCTGGGGCGCGACCGCCGGCTTTATCGGCGGCAAGGTCGATCAGCTGATGATGCGCTTCGTCGACATCCTCTATTCGCTGCCCTTCATTTTCTTCGTCATCATCCTGATGGTGACCTTCGGCCGGAACATCGTCCTCATTTTTGTGGCCATTGGTGCTGTCGAATGGCTGACCATGGCCCGGATCGTGCGCGGTCAGACGATCGCCCTCAAGGGCATGGAATTCGTCGAGGCCGCCCATGCCGCCGGGGTTTCGCGTCCGAAGATCATCCAGCGCCACATCATCCCGAACGTACTCGGCCCGGTCGTGGTCTATGTCACCCTGATGATCCCGGTGGTGATCCTCGCCGAGAGCTTCCTGTCCTTCCTCGGACTGGGTGTGCAGGAACCGCTGACCTCGCTCGGCCGCCTCATTTCGGCTGGTGCGCAGGACATGGAGCCGGCACCCTGGACCCTAATCGGCCCGGCGGTGACGATGATGGTCACCCTGTTCTGTCTCAACTTCATCGGTGACGGGCTGCGCGACGCGATCGATCCGAAGGATCGGTAG
- a CDS encoding ExbD/TolR family protein: MRRRQKHKDDQAEVNMTPMLDIVFILLIFFIVTATFLSEEGIDMRPPADSDTPPPPDAAPPIVIQVDGDNEIFVNQVRTDVDRVLSAVNRFRAEEPNSAVLLEVYDEAHHGIIVQIWDEMGANGVPVSIQRQHDG; the protein is encoded by the coding sequence ATGAGGCGTCGTCAAAAGCACAAGGACGATCAGGCTGAAGTGAACATGACGCCGATGCTCGACATCGTGTTCATCCTGCTGATCTTCTTCATCGTCACCGCCACCTTCCTGTCGGAAGAAGGTATCGACATGCGTCCGCCTGCGGACAGCGATACGCCGCCGCCGCCGGATGCTGCGCCGCCGATCGTGATCCAGGTCGATGGAGATAACGAGATCTTCGTCAACCAGGTCCGCACGGACGTCGATCGCGTGCTCTCGGCCGTCAACCGCTTCCGGGCGGAAGAGCCGAACTCCGCGGTGCTCCTCGAGGTCTACGATGAAGCCCATCACGGCATCATCGTTCAGATCTGGGACGAGATGGGGGCCAATGGCGTCCCGGTCTCGATCCAGCGTCAACATGACGGATAG
- a CDS encoding DUF3450 domain-containing protein, whose product MATVAAGAFGGAAVAQLNQTLEVARGDTANGAQTQSRIEQLDDQRTDIELEYRALLEQIESQRLFVEQQQVFLRSQENEIASLEQQIGRVDNIERDLAPMMREMVVLLEEFVNLDLPFRLEGEAGRRARIERLYELIDDPNISPAERYRVILNAYDIEASYGRGVNAYDEEVLEGGIPVQVKVLQIGRVAMIRKYPDNSMTILHNGSSDWEALPSSYEANVTRAIRIADEVTTPSIFLVPLPGPNVAQ is encoded by the coding sequence ATGGCGACAGTGGCGGCGGGCGCCTTTGGGGGGGCTGCCGTTGCGCAGCTGAACCAAACGCTCGAAGTCGCGCGTGGTGACACGGCGAATGGGGCTCAGACCCAGTCGCGCATCGAACAGCTGGATGATCAGCGGACCGACATCGAACTGGAATACCGGGCCTTGCTCGAGCAGATCGAGTCGCAGCGCCTGTTCGTCGAGCAGCAGCAGGTCTTCCTCCGCTCGCAGGAGAACGAGATCGCGTCGCTCGAGCAGCAGATCGGCCGCGTCGACAACATCGAGCGCGACCTCGCGCCGATGATGCGGGAAATGGTCGTTCTCCTCGAAGAGTTCGTGAACCTCGACCTGCCTTTCCGCCTTGAAGGCGAAGCCGGCCGTCGGGCCCGCATCGAGCGCCTTTACGAGCTGATCGATGATCCGAACATCTCCCCGGCTGAACGCTATCGCGTCATCCTGAACGCCTATGACATCGAAGCCTCCTACGGCCGCGGTGTGAATGCCTATGACGAGGAAGTCCTCGAAGGCGGCATTCCGGTTCAGGTCAAGGTCCTGCAGATCGGTCGCGTCGCGATGATCCGCAAATACCCCGACAACAGCATGACGATCCTCCACAATGGTTCGTCTGACTGGGAAGCCCTGCCGAGCAGCTATGAAGCCAATGTGACCCGCGCCATCCGCATCGCCGATGAAGTGACGACCCCGTCGATCTTCCTCGTGCCGCTGCCTGGCCCGAACGTCGCTCAGTAA